In Dyella terrae, one DNA window encodes the following:
- a CDS encoding L-serine ammonia-lyase, whose amino-acid sequence MAVSVFDLFKIGIGPSSSHTVGPMRAAARFAERWLEEKGVLNRVARLRAELYGSLAMTGRGHGTDKAVLLGFEGAHPDTVDPDQIPETLDRIRHTKRLRVLGKHEIEFDEKRDLVFNKRQKLPFHTNGMRFTAYDADGNELGTRDYYSVGGGFVVNQDEAAEDRIVADTTAQPYPFSTGDELLALCAQHGLTIAELMLENEKVWRPEAETREGLLVIWKAMQDCVARGLRSPGVLPGGLKVTRRAPAMADELRAQPEAALKDPLTILDWVNLYALAVNEENAAGGRVVTAPTNGAAGIVPAVLHYYHRFCPKSNDDGVIAFLLTAAAIGILYKENASISGAEVGCQGEVGVACSMAAGGLTAALGGNVLQVENAAEIGMEHNLGLTCDPIGGLVQIPCIERNAMGSVKAINASRMALKSDGKHRVSLDKVIATMRDTGRDMKDKYKETSRGGLAVNVIEC is encoded by the coding sequence ATGGCCGTCAGCGTTTTCGACCTTTTCAAGATTGGTATCGGTCCTTCCTCGTCCCATACGGTGGGTCCGATGCGCGCCGCCGCTCGTTTCGCCGAGCGCTGGCTCGAAGAAAAAGGCGTGCTTAACCGGGTGGCGCGACTGCGCGCGGAGCTTTACGGTTCGCTGGCGATGACCGGGCGCGGTCACGGCACCGACAAGGCCGTCCTGCTGGGCTTCGAGGGTGCGCATCCGGACACCGTCGATCCCGACCAGATCCCCGAAACGCTTGACCGCATCCGCCATACCAAGCGCCTGCGCGTGCTGGGCAAGCACGAGATCGAGTTCGACGAGAAACGCGACCTGGTCTTCAACAAGCGCCAGAAGCTGCCCTTCCACACCAACGGCATGCGCTTCACGGCCTATGACGCCGATGGCAATGAGCTGGGCACGCGCGACTATTACTCAGTGGGCGGCGGCTTCGTCGTCAACCAGGACGAGGCGGCCGAAGATCGAATCGTGGCCGATACCACGGCCCAGCCCTACCCCTTCTCCACCGGCGACGAACTGCTCGCACTGTGCGCACAGCACGGCCTGACCATCGCCGAGCTGATGCTCGAGAATGAAAAGGTGTGGCGCCCCGAGGCGGAAACGCGCGAGGGCCTGCTGGTGATCTGGAAGGCCATGCAGGACTGCGTTGCCCGCGGCTTGCGCTCGCCGGGCGTTCTGCCGGGCGGCCTCAAAGTGACCCGCCGCGCACCTGCGATGGCGGACGAACTGCGCGCCCAACCGGAAGCGGCGCTCAAGGACCCGCTGACCATCCTGGACTGGGTCAATCTGTACGCCCTGGCGGTGAACGAGGAAAACGCCGCCGGTGGCCGCGTTGTCACCGCCCCGACCAACGGCGCGGCCGGCATCGTGCCCGCCGTCCTGCACTACTACCACCGGTTCTGCCCCAAATCGAACGACGATGGCGTCATCGCCTTCCTGTTGACGGCTGCCGCCATCGGCATCCTTTATAAGGAGAACGCCTCGATCTCCGGCGCCGAAGTGGGCTGCCAGGGCGAAGTCGGCGTGGCCTGCTCCATGGCAGCCGGCGGTCTGACCGCAGCGCTGGGCGGTAACGTGCTGCAGGTGGAAAACGCTGCCGAAATCGGCATGGAGCACAATCTGGGCCTCACCTGCGACCCGATCGGCGGCCTGGTGCAGATCCCCTGCATCGAGCGCAATGCCATGGGCTCGGTCAAGGCGATCAACGCCAGCCGCATGGCGCTCAAGAGCGACGGCAAGCATCGCGTATCCCTGGATAAGGTGATTGCGACAATGCGCGACACCGGGCGCGACATGAAGGACAAGTACAAGGAAACCTCGCGCGGTGGCCTCGCGGTGAACGTGATCGAGTGCTGA
- a CDS encoding APC family permease: MSSSSNIRREVGPFALMLTGLGSIIGSGWLFGAWKAAGLAGPGAVWAWVLGAAIIMTIALTYAELGAMFPESGGMVRYSHYSHGSLVGFIGAWANWIAIVSVIPVEAEASVQYMASWPWKWAQDMYVHMPNGGGELTHPGLAIAAVLVVIYFLLNFWSVKLFARSNTAITVFKLVVPAATGLALIASGFHSENFSVGIHGDAHALDLAAVLTAVATAGIVFSFNGFQSPVNLAGEAHNPGKSIPFAVVGSIVLATIVYIILQVAYIGAVPPEMLAKAGWHGIDFRSPFAELAIIVNLHWLAMLLYIDAFISPSGTGITYTATTARMIYGMERNGTMPKVLGTIHPKWGVPRPAMWLNLVVSFAFLFFFRGWGTLAAVISVATIISYLTGPVSAMTLRRTAPHLHRPLRIVGLPVLAGVAFILATELLYWARWPLTGEIILLMVVALPVYFYYQAKSGWHDFGRQLKGAWWLICYLPTLALVSWAGSDMFGGHGYLSYGMDLVVVGVVGLVFYVWGVKSGWRTPSVEAAELEHTSGN; the protein is encoded by the coding sequence ATGTCCTCTTCCAGCAACATCCGACGCGAAGTCGGTCCTTTCGCGCTCATGCTTACCGGCCTGGGATCCATCATTGGCTCGGGCTGGCTGTTCGGCGCTTGGAAAGCGGCCGGCCTGGCCGGTCCTGGCGCCGTCTGGGCCTGGGTCCTCGGCGCAGCGATCATCATGACCATCGCGCTGACCTACGCCGAACTGGGCGCCATGTTCCCGGAATCGGGCGGCATGGTGCGCTACAGCCACTATTCGCACGGTTCGCTGGTGGGCTTCATCGGCGCCTGGGCCAACTGGATCGCCATCGTTTCGGTGATCCCGGTGGAAGCCGAAGCGTCGGTGCAGTACATGGCCTCGTGGCCATGGAAGTGGGCGCAGGACATGTATGTGCACATGCCCAATGGAGGCGGTGAGCTGACACATCCGGGCTTGGCCATTGCTGCCGTGCTGGTCGTCATCTACTTCCTGCTTAACTTCTGGAGCGTGAAGCTGTTCGCTCGCTCAAACACCGCCATCACGGTCTTCAAGCTGGTCGTACCGGCCGCCACCGGCCTGGCGCTGATCGCCAGCGGCTTCCATTCGGAGAACTTCTCCGTCGGCATCCATGGCGACGCGCATGCGCTGGATCTCGCGGCCGTGCTTACGGCCGTGGCGACCGCTGGCATCGTCTTCAGCTTCAACGGCTTCCAGAGCCCGGTGAACCTGGCGGGCGAAGCGCACAACCCCGGCAAGAGCATTCCGTTCGCCGTGGTCGGCTCGATCGTCCTGGCCACCATCGTCTACATCATCCTGCAGGTCGCCTACATCGGTGCGGTCCCGCCGGAGATGCTGGCCAAGGCCGGCTGGCACGGCATCGACTTCCGCTCGCCGTTCGCCGAGCTGGCGATCATCGTCAACCTGCACTGGCTGGCGATGCTGCTCTACATCGACGCCTTCATCAGCCCCAGCGGCACTGGCATCACCTACACCGCGACCACCGCCCGCATGATTTACGGCATGGAGCGCAACGGCACGATGCCGAAGGTGCTGGGCACGATCCATCCGAAGTGGGGCGTGCCGCGTCCGGCCATGTGGCTCAACCTCGTGGTCTCGTTCGCGTTCCTGTTCTTCTTCCGCGGCTGGGGCACGCTGGCTGCGGTGATCTCGGTGGCCACGATCATTTCGTACCTGACCGGCCCGGTCAGCGCGATGACGCTGCGCCGCACCGCGCCCCATCTGCACCGCCCGCTGCGCATCGTCGGCCTGCCCGTGCTTGCCGGCGTCGCCTTCATCCTCGCCACCGAGCTGCTGTACTGGGCACGTTGGCCGCTGACCGGCGAGATCATCCTGCTGATGGTCGTCGCGCTGCCGGTGTACTTCTACTACCAGGCCAAGAGCGGCTGGCACGACTTCGGTCGCCAGCTGAAGGGCGCGTGGTGGCTGATCTGCTACCTGCCGACCCTGGCCCTGGTGTCATGGGCGGGCAGCGACATGTTCGGCGGCCACGGCTACCTGTCGTACGGCATGGATCTGGTCGTGGTCGGTGTCGTCGGCCTGGTGTTCTACGTGTGGGGCGTGAAGTCCGGCTGGCGTACGCCGTCGGTCGAAGCGGCCGAGCTGGAACACACATCGGGCAACTGA
- a CDS encoding homoserine dehydrogenase, protein MSAVLASEAVVPVAVPQVDGTAIVLLGTGVVGGALLKLLNTPAASALRLVGVANSRRQQTDPEHLADRGLREKLKTHGEPRDDASLLDALERSGASIKVIIDATANNALAARHAEWLEQGYHVVTANKALAGGALAGWRALQAAREKRTYGDAATVGAGLPVLSTLRRLRQCGDALLTLEGVFSGSLSYLFNQYDGSQPFSVLLAEARKLGYTEPDPRSDLSGEDVARKLLIIARNAGFALGTDEVEVESLVPEALRGVDTETFLARLEELDEPLARRHAEAKARGGVLRFLARLNQRGKARVGLVEVPATHPAARLYGTDNQFALTTTRYHSQPLVIQGPGAGPEVTAQALLGDVLAIG, encoded by the coding sequence ATGAGCGCGGTGCTGGCGTCCGAAGCTGTCGTTCCCGTCGCGGTGCCTCAGGTCGACGGTACGGCCATCGTGCTGCTGGGTACCGGTGTTGTCGGTGGGGCGCTGCTGAAGCTTCTCAATACGCCGGCCGCGAGTGCGCTGCGATTGGTTGGCGTAGCGAATTCACGTCGCCAGCAGACCGATCCCGAGCACCTTGCCGATCGCGGTCTGCGCGAAAAACTCAAAACGCATGGTGAGCCACGCGACGATGCGAGCCTGCTTGATGCGCTGGAGCGCAGTGGTGCTTCCATCAAGGTGATCATCGACGCCACGGCTAACAACGCACTCGCCGCGCGTCATGCCGAATGGCTGGAGCAGGGCTATCACGTGGTCACGGCCAACAAGGCGCTGGCCGGCGGTGCACTGGCCGGCTGGCGCGCCTTGCAGGCGGCGCGCGAGAAGCGCACGTACGGCGATGCGGCGACGGTCGGTGCCGGCCTGCCGGTGCTTTCCACGCTGCGCCGCCTGCGCCAGTGTGGCGACGCCCTGCTCACCCTCGAAGGTGTGTTCTCCGGCTCGCTGTCGTATCTGTTCAATCAGTACGACGGCAGCCAGCCGTTCTCGGTGCTGCTCGCCGAAGCGCGCAAGCTCGGCTACACCGAGCCCGATCCGCGTTCGGATCTCTCGGGCGAAGACGTGGCGCGCAAACTGCTGATCATTGCGCGCAATGCGGGTTTTGCGCTCGGTACCGATGAAGTGGAAGTCGAGAGCCTTGTCCCCGAAGCCTTGCGCGGCGTGGACACCGAAACTTTCCTCGCACGCCTGGAAGAACTGGACGAGCCCCTGGCTCGTCGACACGCCGAGGCGAAGGCACGCGGTGGCGTGCTGCGCTTTCTGGCGCGGCTGAATCAGCGCGGCAAGGCGCGCGTGGGCCTGGTGGAAGTGCCCGCCACCCATCCGGCAGCGCGCCTCTATGGCACTGACAACCAGTTCGCTCTCACCACCACGCGTTATCACTCCCAGCCGCTGGTGATCCAGGGGCCGGGTGCGGGTCCGGAAGTGACGGCGCAGGCGCTGCTGGGTGACGTGCTCGCGATTGGGTGA
- the metB gene encoding cystathionine gamma-synthase, whose protein sequence is MSDTIAPCTRAVRAGIESDTQHGAVVPPLHLSTNYAFDGLGGKRPYDYSRSGNPTRDLLGNALAELEQGVGAVVTASGMAAVALALELVPAGAKVLAAHDCYGGTWRLLDAWAKKGRFSVEFVDLTDNAALAAGLASRPALVWVETPSNPLLRITDVRHVAQAAHAVGALVVVDNTFLSPALQQPLALGADIVVHSTTKYINGHSDVVGGAVVARDQAIADQLKWWGNCNGLTGAPFDSFLTLRGLRTLGVRLRQHQESAARIAELLDGHASVRKVYYPGLANHAGHALAARQQQGFGAMLSFEVEGDVPQIEAFVDGLQFFSLAESLGGVESLVAHPASMTHAAMAPEARRAAGIADSLLRLSVGIEDGDDLLRDLSAALDRAAASRDGKRRVSA, encoded by the coding sequence ATGAGCGACACCATCGCCCCCTGTACCCGCGCCGTTCGCGCCGGCATCGAATCGGACACGCAGCACGGCGCCGTCGTGCCGCCGCTGCATCTGTCGACCAACTACGCTTTCGATGGCCTGGGCGGCAAGCGTCCGTACGACTACTCGCGCAGCGGCAACCCGACGCGTGACCTGCTGGGCAACGCGCTGGCCGAGCTGGAGCAGGGCGTGGGCGCCGTGGTGACGGCCAGTGGCATGGCCGCGGTAGCGTTGGCGCTGGAGCTGGTGCCGGCCGGCGCGAAAGTGCTGGCGGCGCACGATTGCTACGGCGGTACCTGGCGTTTGCTCGACGCGTGGGCAAAGAAGGGCCGCTTCTCGGTCGAGTTCGTCGACCTGACCGATAACGCCGCGCTGGCGGCGGGCCTGGCTTCGCGCCCGGCGCTGGTGTGGGTCGAAACCCCGTCGAACCCGCTGCTGCGCATCACCGATGTGCGCCACGTCGCCCAGGCCGCGCATGCGGTGGGTGCGTTGGTCGTGGTCGACAACACCTTCCTGTCGCCGGCCCTCCAGCAGCCGCTGGCGCTGGGCGCAGACATCGTCGTGCACTCGACGACCAAGTACATCAACGGCCACAGCGATGTGGTGGGTGGCGCGGTAGTGGCGCGCGACCAGGCCATTGCCGATCAGCTGAAGTGGTGGGGCAACTGCAACGGTCTTACCGGTGCCCCCTTCGACAGCTTCCTGACGCTGCGCGGCCTGCGCACGCTGGGCGTGCGTCTGCGCCAGCATCAGGAAAGCGCCGCGCGCATCGCCGAGCTTCTGGACGGCCATGCGTCCGTTCGCAAGGTCTACTACCCGGGTCTCGCGAACCACGCAGGCCATGCGCTGGCCGCACGCCAGCAGCAGGGTTTCGGCGCCATGCTCAGTTTCGAAGTCGAAGGCGACGTGCCGCAGATCGAAGCGTTTGTCGATGGTCTGCAATTCTTCTCGCTGGCCGAGTCGCTGGGTGGCGTGGAAAGCCTCGTGGCGCACCCGGCGTCGATGACGCACGCCGCCATGGCACCGGAAGCGCGCCGCGCCGCCGGTATCGCCGATAGTTTGCTGCGCCTTTCCGTGGGTATCGAAGACGGCGACGACTTGCTGCGTGATCTCTCGGCTGCACTGGATCGTGCCGCTGCTTCCCGGGACGGCAAACGTCGGGTGAGCGCATGA
- the metX gene encoding homoserine O-succinyltransferase MetX, whose amino-acid sequence MSNPSQALASSDASHCPVAAAVRPDLTTQRSSRRITLSPKYGQRACEVDVRYTWCGAPDAPTVIVQGGISATRDVVALDGEEAAGWWQDTVGAGKPVDLERYRVLCIDWLTPADLDGASAVSSEDQADALASLVDALGIVRVHAFIGSSYGAMTGLAFAARHPYAVDRLVLLAGAHRPHPLATAQRSVQRGIVRLGQSSGQPEQALALARQLAMTTYRGSEEFSRRFTAAPEFRDGRFHFPVEDYLEHAGRRFVERFDIERYLSLSESIDLHDVKPEQVATPATLIGFPSDRLVPLSDLCELQRRLHGSATLEVLESPYGHDAFLKEADRLAPLLREALA is encoded by the coding sequence ATGTCCAACCCGTCCCAAGCCCTTGCCTCCAGCGATGCCAGCCACTGTCCGGTAGCGGCTGCCGTGCGTCCGGACCTCACCACCCAGCGGAGCTCCCGTCGCATCACGTTGTCGCCGAAGTACGGCCAGCGCGCCTGCGAAGTGGACGTGCGTTACACCTGGTGTGGCGCGCCTGACGCGCCGACGGTGATCGTGCAGGGCGGGATCTCCGCCACGCGTGACGTGGTGGCGCTGGACGGCGAGGAGGCCGCGGGCTGGTGGCAGGACACCGTTGGCGCCGGCAAGCCGGTCGACCTTGAGCGCTACCGGGTGCTGTGCATCGACTGGCTGACTCCGGCGGACCTGGATGGCGCCAGCGCGGTGTCGAGCGAGGATCAGGCGGATGCCCTGGCCTCCCTGGTCGATGCGCTGGGCATCGTCCGCGTCCATGCCTTCATCGGCTCGTCCTACGGCGCCATGACCGGCCTGGCCTTCGCGGCCCGCCATCCCTACGCCGTGGATCGCCTCGTGCTGCTGGCCGGGGCACATCGTCCGCATCCGCTGGCCACTGCGCAGCGCTCCGTGCAGCGCGGGATCGTTCGCCTCGGTCAGAGCAGCGGCCAGCCGGAACAGGCGCTGGCGCTGGCCCGTCAGCTGGCCATGACCACGTATCGCGGTAGCGAAGAGTTCTCGCGCCGTTTCACGGCCGCTCCGGAATTTCGCGACGGTCGTTTCCACTTCCCGGTCGAGGATTACCTCGAGCACGCCGGTCGTCGCTTCGTCGAGCGTTTCGATATCGAGCGCTACCTGTCGCTGTCGGAGTCCATCGACCTGCACGACGTGAAGCCCGAACAGGTTGCCACGCCCGCCACGCTGATCGGTTTTCCCTCCGATCGCCTGGTGCCGCTGTCGGATCTGTGCGAACTGCAGCGCCGCCTGCATGGCTCGGCGACGCTGGAAGTCCTCGAATCCCCCTATGGCCACGACGCTTTCCTCAAGGAAGCCGACCGCCTCGCGCCGTTGCTGCGCGAAGCACTGGCCTGA
- a CDS encoding 2OG-Fe dioxygenase family protein has product MSHATTDPEVAQLLQQDGFAFVDGPAMADLLWPEGTPADWPAFVASWNALEPDTYLAAKGRQRRRRHAVFRAGPTGPFERLTHQPHYQSLDYNALQGGIERWFAPVEMTIGEGASLRAILHHARDFFGPLAPQVAQWRVEIHQFRIEASALQLGEPTPEGVHRDGVNYVLVLLIDRENIESGTTTIHLPDGTELGSFTLTRPLDAALVDDARVCHGVTAVTPQDATRPAHRDVLVVTLKEAK; this is encoded by the coding sequence ATGTCCCACGCCACCACCGACCCCGAGGTCGCCCAGCTCCTGCAACAAGATGGCTTTGCCTTCGTGGATGGCCCCGCCATGGCTGACCTGCTCTGGCCCGAGGGCACCCCAGCCGACTGGCCGGCCTTCGTGGCGAGCTGGAACGCCCTTGAGCCCGATACCTACCTGGCCGCCAAAGGTCGCCAGCGCCGGCGGCGGCATGCGGTCTTCCGGGCGGGCCCGACGGGCCCGTTCGAGCGCCTGACCCACCAGCCGCACTACCAGAGCCTGGACTACAACGCCCTGCAGGGCGGCATCGAGCGCTGGTTTGCCCCGGTGGAAATGACGATCGGCGAAGGCGCCAGCCTCCGGGCCATCCTCCATCACGCCCGCGACTTCTTCGGCCCGCTGGCACCCCAGGTCGCCCAGTGGCGGGTGGAAATCCACCAGTTCCGCATCGAAGCCAGCGCCCTCCAGCTCGGCGAGCCGACGCCGGAGGGCGTGCACCGGGACGGGGTGAACTACGTGCTGGTGCTGCTGATCGATCGCGAGAACATCGAAAGCGGCACCACCACCATCCATTTGCCGGATGGCACTGAGCTGGGCAGCTTCACGCTGACGCGCCCGCTGGATGCCGCACTGGTGGACGACGCCCGGGTCTGCCACGGGGTAACCGCCGTGACGCCACAGGACGCCACCCGACCTGCGCATCGCGATGTGCTGGTGGTGACTCTCAAGGAAGCGAAGTAA
- a CDS encoding DUF1304 domain-containing protein, translating into MSLFATLVIALVALLHVWFLVLEMFLWTRPTGRRAFGLSAEFAEQTKTLAANQGLYNGFLAAGLLWSLWLGPDGLAVARFFLGCVVVAGIYGGMTASRKILWIQALPAAIGLTLTLL; encoded by the coding sequence GTGTCCCTTTTCGCCACCCTGGTCATCGCGCTGGTCGCGCTGCTGCATGTCTGGTTCCTGGTCCTGGAAATGTTCCTCTGGACCCGTCCCACGGGTCGTCGCGCCTTCGGCCTCAGCGCGGAGTTCGCCGAGCAGACAAAAACGCTGGCCGCCAATCAGGGGCTTTACAACGGTTTCCTTGCCGCCGGCCTGCTCTGGAGCCTGTGGCTGGGGCCGGATGGCCTGGCCGTGGCGCGTTTCTTCCTCGGCTGCGTGGTGGTGGCAGGCATTTACGGGGGCATGACCGCCTCCCGCAAGATCCTCTGGATCCAGGCACTCCCGGCCGCCATCGGCCTGACCCTGACCCTGCTGTGA
- a CDS encoding M24 family metallopeptidase encodes MTDTPVPQREAVGHRFDASLMLKSRELSWAALEGIKERMRPGISEDEARAEAMQVFASLGMERLWHPVLIRIGENTTKIYRERSNPDVRLGENDIYFIDLGLVFDGHEGDVGDTFTVGHAPEQQACADAARALFNDVASVWRTQGMTGEALYAYAGQQAQAMGWRFNHAIKGHRVSDFPHSVHKGGDLGELPATPASGLWILEIQIAHPTEAYGAFYEDLLTA; translated from the coding sequence ATGACCGATACCCCCGTCCCCCAGCGCGAAGCCGTCGGCCATCGTTTCGACGCAAGCCTGATGCTGAAGTCGCGCGAGCTCAGCTGGGCCGCGCTCGAAGGCATCAAGGAACGCATGCGACCGGGCATCAGCGAGGATGAAGCCCGTGCCGAAGCCATGCAGGTCTTTGCCAGCCTGGGCATGGAGCGCCTGTGGCACCCGGTGCTCATCCGCATCGGCGAAAACACGACGAAAATCTATCGCGAACGATCCAACCCGGATGTTCGCCTCGGCGAGAACGACATCTACTTCATCGACCTGGGCCTGGTGTTTGACGGCCACGAGGGCGACGTCGGCGATACCTTCACGGTGGGCCACGCCCCGGAGCAACAGGCCTGCGCCGATGCCGCCAGGGCCTTGTTCAACGACGTCGCCAGCGTCTGGCGCACCCAGGGCATGACCGGCGAGGCGCTCTACGCCTACGCCGGGCAACAGGCCCAGGCCATGGGCTGGCGGTTCAACCACGCCATCAAGGGCCACCGCGTCAGCGATTTCCCCCATTCGGTCCACAAGGGCGGCGACCTGGGTGAATTGCCCGCCACGCCGGCCAGCGGCCTGTGGATCCTGGAGATCCAGATCGCCCACCCGACCGAGGCCTACGGGGCATTCTACGAGGATCTGCTGACGGCCTGA
- a CDS encoding peptide chain release factor 3, translating to MSTHLDETLRRRTFAIVSHPDAGKTTLTEKLLLFGGAIQMAGSVKGRKAARHATSDWMALEKERGISVTSSVMQFPYEGKIVNLLDTPGHADFSEDTYRVLTAVDSALMVIDCAKGVEERTIKLMEVCRLRDTPIMTFINKLDREGRSPIELLDEVESVLGIACAPLTWPIGMGKRLKGVYHMLLDEVHVFEQGKNFTRQDSTIFKGLDAPGLEEVVGAEALRELRDELELVQGASHPFDLQQYLAGKLTPVFFGSAVNNFGVQLLLDFFIEHAPSPKPRATLSREIQPTEEKLSGFVFKIQANMDPAHRDRVAFMRVCSGTYTAGMKMIQTRTGKEVRIANALTFMASDREIVESAFPGDVIGLHNHGTISIGDTFTEGEMVSFTGIPNFAPELFRRARLRDPLKMKALQKGLAQLSEEGATQFFRPLMSNDLVLGAVGVLQFDVVAYRLKDEYGVDASFEAVGVSTARWIHCDDSKKLEEFREKNAMNLAIDAAGELVYLAPSRVNLQLAQERWPQVRFSATREHAASVAV from the coding sequence ATGTCCACGCATCTCGACGAAACCCTTCGCCGCCGTACCTTCGCCATCGTCAGCCACCCTGACGCCGGCAAGACCACGCTCACCGAAAAGCTGCTGCTGTTCGGCGGTGCCATCCAGATGGCCGGCTCCGTGAAGGGCCGCAAGGCCGCGCGCCACGCCACCTCGGACTGGATGGCGCTCGAAAAGGAGCGCGGCATCTCGGTGACCTCGTCGGTGATGCAGTTCCCGTACGAAGGCAAGATCGTCAACCTGCTCGATACCCCGGGCCACGCGGACTTCTCCGAAGACACCTACCGCGTGCTCACCGCCGTCGACTCCGCGTTGATGGTGATCGACTGCGCCAAGGGCGTCGAGGAACGCACGATCAAGCTGATGGAAGTCTGTCGCCTGCGCGACACCCCCATCATGACCTTCATCAACAAGCTCGACCGCGAAGGCCGTTCGCCGATCGAGCTGCTCGACGAAGTGGAGTCGGTGCTTGGCATCGCCTGCGCGCCGCTGACCTGGCCGATCGGCATGGGCAAGCGCCTCAAGGGCGTGTACCACATGCTGCTCGACGAAGTGCACGTGTTCGAGCAGGGCAAGAATTTTACGCGCCAGGATTCGACCATCTTCAAGGGTCTTGATGCTCCGGGCCTCGAAGAGGTTGTCGGTGCCGAGGCGCTGCGCGAACTGCGTGACGAACTGGAGCTCGTGCAGGGTGCGTCGCATCCGTTCGACCTGCAGCAGTATCTCGCCGGCAAGCTCACGCCGGTGTTCTTCGGCTCGGCCGTGAACAACTTCGGCGTGCAGCTGCTGCTCGACTTCTTCATCGAGCACGCGCCCTCGCCCAAGCCCCGCGCCACGCTGTCGCGCGAGATCCAGCCGACCGAAGAAAAGCTCAGCGGCTTCGTGTTCAAGATCCAGGCCAACATGGACCCGGCGCACCGTGACCGCGTCGCTTTCATGCGCGTGTGCTCGGGCACGTACACCGCCGGCATGAAGATGATCCAGACGCGCACGGGCAAGGAAGTGCGCATCGCCAACGCGTTGACCTTCATGGCCAGCGACCGCGAGATCGTCGAAAGCGCCTTCCCGGGCGACGTGATCGGCCTGCATAACCACGGCACCATCAGCATCGGCGACACTTTCACCGAAGGCGAGATGGTCTCGTTCACCGGCATCCCGAACTTTGCGCCGGAGCTGTTCCGCCGCGCGCGACTGCGCGATCCGCTCAAGATGAAAGCCCTGCAGAAGGGCCTGGCGCAGCTGTCCGAAGAGGGTGCCACGCAGTTCTTCAGGCCGCTGATGAGCAACGACCTCGTGCTTGGCGCGGTGGGTGTGCTGCAGTTTGACGTGGTGGCCTACCGCCTCAAGGACGAATACGGCGTGGATGCGTCATTCGAGGCCGTCGGCGTTTCGACCGCGCGCTGGATCCACTGCGACGATTCGAAGAAGCTCGAGGAGTTCCGCGAGAAGAACGCCATGAACCTGGCGATCGACGCGGCCGGCGAGTTGGTGTACCTGGCACCGTCGCGCGTCAACCTCCAGCTGGCGCAGGAGCGCTGGCCGCAGGTGCGCTTCTCGGCCACGCGCGAGCACGCCGCCTCCGTCGCGGTGTAA
- a CDS encoding CPBP family intramembrane glutamic endopeptidase gives MPAPQIAFTTPASAPAWKRWLIYSAFARIVIFAIVAFATGRLVVMALKGMGVAGGGSSPMAHPLGTLAVQLIPAIVAYFFLVKLIERRRMSELEPRELLPLGAHGLLIGTVLISVVVGVLWLVGSYHVTGINPAVSWIPALLVVGFGAGIGEEIVTRGVLFRIVEEGLGTWGALIISALFFGAAHINNPGATLWSSAAIAIEAGLLLAMLYHVTRSLWVCMGMHAAWNVLQGSFYGVAVSGFESNGFLVSHMTGPEWLSGGAFGAEASVVALATCTTLTIVLLFIALRRHTIVKPSWTRRRLTATASAS, from the coding sequence ATGCCAGCACCGCAGATCGCCTTCACTACGCCCGCAAGCGCACCCGCATGGAAGCGCTGGCTGATCTATTCCGCATTCGCACGCATCGTCATTTTCGCCATCGTGGCCTTCGCCACCGGCCGACTCGTCGTCATGGCCCTCAAGGGCATGGGAGTGGCGGGCGGTGGCAGTTCGCCGATGGCGCACCCGCTGGGTACGCTGGCCGTGCAGCTGATTCCGGCCATCGTCGCCTATTTTTTCCTTGTCAAACTGATCGAGCGCCGGCGCATGAGCGAACTGGAGCCGCGTGAGCTGCTTCCGTTGGGTGCGCATGGCCTGCTGATCGGCACCGTGCTGATCAGCGTCGTCGTCGGCGTGCTGTGGCTGGTGGGTAGCTACCACGTCACCGGCATCAACCCTGCGGTCAGCTGGATTCCCGCACTGCTGGTGGTGGGCTTCGGTGCCGGCATTGGCGAGGAAATCGTCACCCGCGGCGTGCTGTTCCGCATCGTCGAGGAAGGACTGGGCACCTGGGGTGCGCTGATCATTTCCGCGCTTTTCTTCGGTGCCGCGCACATCAACAACCCCGGCGCCACGCTGTGGAGTTCGGCGGCCATCGCGATCGAAGCAGGCCTGTTGCTGGCCATGCTGTATCACGTCACCCGCTCGCTCTGGGTCTGCATGGGCATGCACGCTGCCTGGAACGTGCTACAGGGCAGTTTCTACGGCGTCGCCGTGTCGGGCTTCGAGAGCAACGGCTTCCTCGTATCGCACATGACCGGCCCCGAATGGCTGAGCGGCGGTGCCTTTGGCGCCGAGGCTTCGGTGGTGGCCCTGGCGACCTGCACGACGCTGACCATCGTGCTGCTGTTCATCGCCCTGCGCCGGCACACCATCGTGAAGCCTTCGTGGACGCGCCGTCGACTGACGGCCACCGCTTCCGCATCCTAG